A DNA window from Bacteroides sp. contains the following coding sequences:
- a CDS encoding ATP-binding protein, producing MKFKNFRLNVVVRVLLIVASVILLVHIFRKPELIISTSILVLIILGQIIDLVKYVERTNKKLTVFLESIRHSDFVSSFSDQGLGSSFDDLNKAFNEVIEEFRKTRAAKEEHFNYLQTVVQHVSIGILVFRRDGKVDMVNNALKRMFRINNLRYIDEIEKIDKGLAELLKTIKAGDSELLKVFYENELMQLSIRATEFRMRGDDFVLVSMQNIHNELEAKEMDSWQKLIRVLTHEIMNSITPIVSLSGTVKDLLIDQETLSLRHEIDEEDVESAQSALETIEKRSQGLLNFVQVYRNLTRIPKPNFRYFEIRELFDRVENLLQPKIKELDIRYEMKVIPKGLMLTADPDLIEQVLINLLINSIHAVKDLPNPRISMIASTSSLNRVLVSVTDNGYGIKPDTLEKIFVPFFTSKKEGSGIGLSLSREIMRLHKGNITVKSKPEVETAFTLHF from the coding sequence CATATTGCTGGTTCATATTTTCAGGAAGCCTGAGCTGATCATCAGCACCAGCATCCTGGTCCTCATCATCCTTGGGCAAATCATCGACCTGGTGAAATATGTGGAGCGCACCAACAAAAAACTCACCGTTTTCCTTGAGTCCATCCGCCACAGCGACTTTGTATCCTCCTTTTCCGACCAGGGGCTTGGAAGCAGCTTCGATGACCTGAACAAGGCTTTCAACGAGGTCATCGAGGAATTCCGAAAGACACGCGCCGCCAAGGAGGAGCACTTCAATTACCTTCAAACCGTGGTGCAGCATGTCAGTATTGGCATCCTCGTTTTCCGCAGGGATGGCAAGGTCGATATGGTCAATAACGCCCTGAAGCGGATGTTCCGGATCAACAACCTGCGCTACATCGATGAAATAGAGAAGATCGACAAGGGTCTGGCCGAATTGCTTAAAACCATCAAGGCGGGCGACAGCGAACTGCTCAAAGTCTTCTACGAGAACGAGCTGATGCAACTGTCCATACGAGCCACCGAGTTCAGGATGCGCGGGGATGACTTCGTGCTGGTGTCGATGCAAAACATTCACAATGAATTGGAAGCCAAGGAAATGGATTCCTGGCAAAAGCTCATCCGGGTGCTTACCCACGAGATCATGAACTCCATTACCCCTATTGTCTCTCTTTCGGGAACCGTCAAGGATCTGCTTATCGACCAGGAGACCCTGAGCCTGCGCCATGAGATCGATGAAGAGGATGTGGAAAGCGCACAGAGTGCCCTCGAAACCATTGAAAAACGCAGCCAGGGCTTGCTTAACTTTGTGCAGGTGTACCGCAACCTCACCCGCATTCCCAAGCCCAACTTCCGTTATTTCGAGATCCGCGAACTCTTCGACCGGGTGGAAAACCTGCTGCAACCCAAGATTAAGGAGCTCGACATCCGATACGAAATGAAGGTAATCCCAAAGGGATTGATGCTTACGGCCGACCCCGACCTCATCGAGCAGGTATTGATCAACCTGCTGATCAATTCCATCCACGCTGTTAAGGATTTGCCAAATCCCCGCATTTCAATGATTGCCAGTACCTCAAGCCTTAACCGGGTTTTGGTTTCAGTAACCGACAACGGTTATGGCATCAAACCCGATACCCTCGAAAAGATCTTTGTCCCCTTCTTCACCTCCAAAAAAGAAGGGAGTGGCATTGGTTTAAGCCTTTCGCGCGAGATCATGCGCCTGCACAAAGGCAACATTACCGTAAAATCAAAACCAGAAGTGGAAACCGCCTTTACGCTGCATTTTTAG